One genomic region from Paraburkholderia azotifigens encodes:
- a CDS encoding EAL and HDOD domain-containing protein: protein MTTTAVAEERQAEGVPGIMQDARANVSFARQPILNRDNMLCAFELKLYQPPAAEPAEAAEDAESEQPKAGPSAAEIFIKTVLQHDVRAALANHPGYLPVTRELLFDEAVRSLPAERFMFQLPPDIVADDTLIARLVELHGRRYRFVIDNVAQADDTFARLLPYVDAVKIDVNRIPQSMLPKFASVLKSAGKLLVAMGVESQEMYEQALNLGFDRFQGYYFAHPQGAAARKVSAPRHALLNLLQLLGGEPTVAQLEAELKLNPVLVMHLMRLANSSGLAMGRKVTTLREAINATGTNRIARWTQLLLYADGRKVALEDDPLLQLAATRARFMELAVERLPEAGRDETDAAFLTGVFSFVDSVFGGSLEHTLNVLALSKPIRDAILLREGALGTLLTLIEALERGAWAEIESACAKLEGLQVSDIAQMGLVAAAWAGIADRNAEATGLERIED from the coding sequence ATGACCACCACCGCAGTCGCTGAAGAACGCCAGGCAGAAGGCGTTCCGGGAATCATGCAGGACGCGCGCGCAAACGTTTCGTTTGCCCGTCAGCCCATCCTGAACCGCGACAACATGCTGTGCGCGTTCGAACTCAAGCTATATCAACCTCCAGCCGCTGAACCCGCCGAAGCTGCAGAAGACGCGGAAAGCGAACAGCCGAAGGCCGGTCCGAGCGCCGCTGAAATCTTCATCAAGACAGTGTTGCAGCATGACGTGCGCGCGGCGCTCGCCAATCATCCCGGCTACCTGCCCGTCACGCGCGAACTGTTGTTCGACGAAGCCGTCCGCAGCCTGCCCGCCGAGCGCTTCATGTTCCAGCTGCCGCCCGACATCGTTGCCGATGACACGTTGATCGCGCGCCTCGTCGAGTTGCACGGCCGCCGCTATCGCTTCGTGATCGACAACGTCGCGCAAGCCGACGACACCTTCGCGCGCCTGCTGCCCTATGTGGACGCCGTGAAGATCGACGTGAACCGCATCCCGCAGTCCATGCTGCCCAAATTCGCGAGCGTGCTGAAGTCGGCGGGCAAGCTGCTGGTGGCGATGGGCGTCGAGTCCCAGGAGATGTACGAGCAGGCGCTCAATCTCGGCTTCGACCGCTTTCAGGGCTATTACTTCGCGCATCCCCAGGGCGCGGCCGCCCGCAAGGTCAGCGCGCCGCGTCACGCGTTGCTGAATCTGCTGCAACTGCTTGGCGGCGAGCCCACCGTCGCCCAGCTCGAAGCCGAACTCAAGCTGAACCCGGTGCTGGTGATGCACCTCATGCGCCTCGCCAATTCAAGCGGGCTTGCGATGGGCCGCAAGGTCACGACCCTGCGCGAAGCGATCAACGCGACGGGCACGAACCGCATCGCGCGCTGGACGCAACTGCTGCTATACGCGGACGGCCGCAAGGTCGCGCTCGAAGACGATCCGCTGCTGCAACTCGCCGCGACGCGCGCGCGCTTCATGGAACTGGCCGTGGAACGCCTGCCCGAAGCCGGTCGCGACGAAACCGACGCGGCCTTTCTCACGGGCGTGTTCTCGTTCGTCGATTCGGTGTTCGGCGGCTCGCTCGAACACACGCTCAACGTGCTTGCGCTGTCCAAGCCGATCCGCGACGCCATCCTGTTGCGCGAAGGCGCGCTCGGCACATTGCTCACGCTGATCGAGGCGCTGGAGCGCGGGGCGTGGGCGGAGATCGAAAGCGCGTGCGCGAAGCTCGAAGGTCTGCAGGTGAGCGATATCGCGCAGATGGGTCTCGTTGCTGCCGCGTGGGCGGGCATCGCCGATCGCAATGCGGAGGCGACCGGGCTGGAGCGGATCGAAGACTGA
- a CDS encoding ABC transporter substrate-binding protein — protein MKMSWQKTVTLAALVSAALTTQAMAAEIKEIRFGVEASYAPFESKSPAGDLQGFDIDIGNAVCARLKTRCVWVENSFDGLIPALQARKFSAINSDMSITDQRRAVIDFTDPIYVIPNQMIAKKGSGLQPTPASLKGKHVGVLQGTIQETYAKAKWAPNGVDVIPYQTQDQVYADLVAGRLDASFQDAEAASKGFLKKPQGAGFEFAGPAVSDEKLLGSGVGFGLRKGDAQLKDAVNQALKELKADGTIDRLAAKYFDVKVVLK, from the coding sequence ATGAAAATGAGTTGGCAAAAGACAGTCACGCTCGCAGCACTGGTGAGCGCAGCCCTGACAACGCAAGCAATGGCAGCCGAGATCAAGGAAATACGCTTCGGCGTCGAAGCGTCCTACGCTCCGTTCGAATCGAAGTCGCCCGCCGGCGACCTGCAAGGCTTCGACATCGACATCGGCAACGCTGTCTGCGCCAGGCTCAAGACCAGGTGCGTGTGGGTCGAGAATTCGTTCGACGGCCTCATCCCCGCGCTCCAGGCCCGCAAGTTCAGCGCGATCAACTCGGATATGTCGATCACCGACCAGCGCCGCGCTGTCATCGACTTCACCGATCCCATCTATGTAATCCCCAACCAGATGATCGCGAAGAAGGGCAGCGGCCTGCAGCCGACCCCCGCTTCGCTCAAGGGCAAGCACGTCGGCGTGCTGCAAGGCACGATCCAGGAAACCTACGCGAAGGCGAAGTGGGCACCCAACGGCGTCGACGTGATCCCGTATCAGACGCAGGACCAGGTCTACGCAGACCTCGTCGCGGGCCGCCTCGATGCATCGTTCCAGGACGCGGAAGCGGCATCGAAGGGCTTCCTCAAGAAGCCGCAAGGCGCGGGCTTCGAATTTGCGGGCCCGGCCGTCTCCGATGAAAAGCTGCTCGGCTCCGGCGTCGGGTTCGGTCTGCGCAAGGGCGACGCCCAGCTCAAAGACGCCGTCAACCAGGCGCTCAAGGAACTGAAGGCAGACGGCACGATCGACCGGCTCGCCGCGAAGTACTTCGACGTGAAGGTCGTGCTCAAGTAA
- a CDS encoding HDOD domain-containing protein — MLKAALLDRLWARMNERGDFPMLQQSLRTTMAAMSNDDLDFSGIVQIVLSDFALTQKVLRLANSAMYMAFGGNITTVSRALMVLGMDAVGHLVVGLKIVDHFHHSAPRRIDAKLELNRTMLSGCVARKLTERGDLRQGEEAVVCTLMRQIGKLLVVFYLDAEWDQIRRQVDTGMGESEACESVLGVTFEEIGLEAASRWRLPELIRVGMTEFDPLQDDEPRQVQWLRAITNYSTEVANVLTQPHLPESQRDVRIAELAQRYSRTLNTDPDVLVDMSLTLAEEETRDGVMREIFELRANADAIARESVDPESCIRAGVRELQALPSDSGLAPALAMASETVLAGLQFERTVVFVRHGSGIFKASMGFGAKIDAALPKLSFATAFEPDVFHLAIANSVGIFIENARDPKMHARLPGWYRRAFDGVHSFVLLPVVLENKSTIALLYGDWAHHDLPRRISQREMAALNELARELGRFFAFAPVSEVETL; from the coding sequence ATGCTAAAGGCTGCGCTGCTTGACCGGCTCTGGGCTCGCATGAACGAGCGCGGCGATTTTCCGATGCTGCAGCAGTCGCTCCGCACGACGATGGCCGCGATGAGTAACGACGATCTCGATTTCAGCGGGATCGTGCAGATTGTGCTCTCCGACTTCGCGCTGACCCAGAAGGTGTTGCGTCTCGCGAATTCGGCAATGTACATGGCGTTCGGCGGCAACATCACCACCGTCTCGCGCGCGCTGATGGTGCTCGGCATGGACGCCGTCGGACATCTCGTCGTCGGCCTGAAGATCGTCGATCACTTTCATCACAGCGCCCCGCGCCGTATCGACGCGAAGCTCGAACTCAACCGCACCATGCTGTCGGGCTGCGTCGCGCGCAAGCTCACCGAGCGCGGCGATCTGCGTCAGGGCGAAGAGGCTGTCGTCTGCACGCTGATGCGGCAGATCGGCAAGCTGCTCGTCGTGTTCTATCTCGACGCCGAATGGGATCAGATTCGCCGTCAGGTCGACACGGGCATGGGCGAGAGCGAAGCGTGCGAGAGCGTGCTCGGCGTGACGTTCGAGGAAATCGGCCTCGAAGCGGCGTCGCGCTGGCGTCTGCCCGAACTGATCCGCGTTGGCATGACCGAGTTCGATCCGCTGCAGGACGACGAACCGCGTCAGGTGCAATGGCTGCGCGCAATCACGAACTACTCGACGGAAGTCGCGAACGTGCTGACGCAGCCGCATCTGCCCGAGTCGCAGCGCGACGTGCGCATCGCGGAACTCGCGCAGCGCTACAGCCGCACGCTCAACACCGATCCCGACGTGCTCGTCGACATGAGCCTGACGCTCGCCGAAGAAGAAACCCGCGACGGCGTGATGCGCGAGATCTTCGAACTGCGCGCCAACGCCGATGCGATCGCGCGCGAGTCGGTCGATCCCGAATCGTGCATCCGCGCGGGCGTCCGCGAACTGCAGGCTTTGCCGAGCGACAGCGGACTCGCGCCCGCGCTCGCGATGGCGTCGGAAACGGTGCTCGCGGGACTACAGTTCGAGCGCACGGTCGTGTTCGTGCGGCATGGCAGCGGCATCTTCAAGGCGTCGATGGGATTCGGCGCAAAGATCGACGCGGCGCTGCCCAAGCTGAGTTTCGCGACGGCCTTCGAGCCCGACGTGTTTCATCTCGCGATTGCGAACTCGGTCGGCATCTTCATCGAGAACGCACGCGATCCGAAGATGCACGCGCGCCTGCCGGGCTGGTATCGCCGTGCATTCGACGGCGTGCATTCGTTCGTGCTGCTGCCCGTGGTGCTCGAGAACAAGTCGACGATCGCCCTGCTCTATGGCGACTGGGCACATCATGATTTGCCACGCCGTATTTCGCAGCGGGAAATGGCCGCGCTCAACGAGCTGGCGCGCGAATTGGGCAGGTTCTTCGCTTTCGCGCCCGTGAGCGAAGTGGAAACACTTTAA